The Mytilus trossulus isolate FHL-02 chromosome 3, PNRI_Mtr1.1.1.hap1, whole genome shotgun sequence genome contains a region encoding:
- the LOC134709827 gene encoding cysteinyl leukotriene receptor 1-like yields MADNSTLSMKDYTNYLASVNIWKYLSPCLIIVGTFANILSIIVLLRKSMRNSTTMFYLTILAFGDLSVLYTGLLRQWLRHAFDIDLRSYSNFGCKLHVFLVYFTLDFSTWILVAVTIDRCISVCLPFKSRDYCTMKHAKIAVISICVLLCALNGHLFGTVALDGNQGCYGISSFILSVWPWIDLCAFCIGPFAVMMVCNIFIIRQIVMSNKRIESHKDPGGRNLKIELPIPSTSSAYRNGHAPKTHGRHSKNKRRLRKISHVTIMLLTVNIVYFTCTLPIAIYLIGYKFWVPGATAERRAALDLVWAISNFLQYTNNTIHFFMYCLTSPKFRKELFSLFDMKHTHVEFEHSAAYKQDTANVTKF; encoded by the coding sequence atggcTGATAATTCTACACTGTCTATGAAAGATTATACAAATTATCTTGCATCTGTCAATATCTGGAAATATTTGTCACCATGCCTAATTATTGTTGGAACATTTGCAAATATTCTGTCTATCATTGTTCTACTACGGAAGTCCATGCGGAACTCTACAACTATGTTCTATCTAACTATTCTTGCGTTCGGAGACCTTTCTGTGTTATACACTGGACTTTTACGACAATGGCTCCGTCATGCTTTTGACATTGATTTGAGATCTTATTCGAATTTCGGATGTAAATTGCATGTATTTCTTGTATATTTTACTTTAGATTTTAGCACGTGGATATTGGTTGCTGTGACAATTGATCGATGTATATCGGTTTGTCTGCCATTCAAAAGCAGAGACTATTGTACCATGAAGCATGCTAAAATAGCTGTTATATCAATTTGCGTTCTATTATGTGCTTTAAACGGCCATTTATTTGGAACAGTTGCTTTAGATGGAAACCAGGGATGCTATGGGATATCAAGTTTTATTCTCTCAGTTTGGCCATGGATTGACTTGTGTGCTTTTTGTATTGGCCCATTTGCAGTTATGATggtatgtaatatttttattattcgcCAAATTGTGATGTCAAACAAACGTATTGAAAGCCATAAAGATCCTGGAGGTAGGAACCTAAAAATAGAGCTGCCAATCCCTTCTACTTCTAGTGCATATCGAAATGGGCATGCTCCCAAGACACATGGACGTCACAGTAAAAATAAACGGCGTTTAAGGAAAATTTCTCACGTGACAATCATGCTTTTAACTgtaaatattgtgtattttacATGTACTTTGCCGATAGCTATTTATTtgattggatacaaattttggGTTCCAGGAGCAACCGCTGAAAGACGTGCAGCTTTAGACCTTGTTTGGGCGATTTCGAATTTCTTACAATACACAAACAATACCATTCATTTCTTTATGTATTGTTTGACAAGTCCAAAGTTCAGGAAAGAATTATTTAGCTTATTTGATATGAAGCACACGCATGTGGAGTTCGAACATTCAGCAGCTTATAAACAGGACACAGCAAATGTTACAAAGTTCTGA